A section of the Acropora muricata isolate sample 2 chromosome 4, ASM3666990v1, whole genome shotgun sequence genome encodes:
- the LOC136914674 gene encoding hemicentin-1-like — translation MFLSAFLIFLSFVCLLQAKLEPCSAPTIRNKGKVEVTRVPEGRDARLICTVKETSRNKPIVFWVKNNETLQPASHNRMTVKPYRYLRIKKVTEEDAGFYTCVAKNSCGRNSLTWRLVIETAPRLTVSETKRKRNLIVLPVGNTIKMDCSVTGYPKPTVKWYKDKALYQGRNGSSKFNRGTFQTVLIIRNAVPADGGLYTCNVSNAYGWISNSYRVHVRNHERARSKPKILKMENATAVEGENATLFCKALSDSMPHFQWLRWLAPPSNALDESSQINNPVYEVIKQNQQNGNRHLVLPIGKPAKLEFHGVKLILTNVSKKDEGKYSCIVGNAFGYAVQQAYVIVRETPAAPRFTVSETKRKRNLIVLPVGNTIKMDCSVTGYPKPTVKWYKDKALYQGRNGSSKFNRGTFQTVLIIRNAVPADGGLYTCNVSNAYGWISNSYRVHVRNHERARSKPKILKMENATAVEGENATLFCKALSDSMPHFQWLRWLAPPSNALDESSQINNPVYEVIKQNQQNGNRHLVLPIGKPAKLEFHGVKLILTNVSKKDEGKYSCIVGNAFGYAVQQAYVIVRETPAAPRFTVSETKRKRNLIVLPVGNTIKMDCSVTGYPKPTVKWYKDKALYQGRNGSSKFNRGTFQTVLIIRNAVPADGGLYTCNVSNAYGWISNSYRVHVRNHERARSKPKILKMENATAVEGENATLFCKALSDSMPHFQWLRWLAPPSNALDESSQINNPVYEVIKQNQQNGNRHLVLPIGKPAKLEFHGVKLILTNVSKKDEGKYSCIVGNAFGYAVQQAYVIVREIPGGKEIEDRGISVI, via the exons CTCCAACAATTCGTAATAAGGGAAAAGTTGAGGTCACTCGCGTTCCCGAGGGACGAGACGCACGTCTTATTTGCACGGTTAAAGAGACATCGCGGAACAAACCAATCGTTTTCTGGGTGAAGAACAATGAAACTCTACAGCCAGCCAGTCATAACCGCATGACAGTCAAGCCTTATCGATACTTAAGGATAAAGAAGGTGACTGAAGAAGACGCAGGCTTTTACACTTGCGTCGCAAAGAATAGTTGTGGAAGGAATAGCCTTACTTGGAGGCTAGTTATTGAAA CTGCACCAAGACTCACAGTATCAGAGACAAAAAGGAAACGAAATCTCATCGTTCTACCTGTAGGCAACACAATCAAGATGGATTGCTCTGTCACAGGTTATCCAAAGCCCACCGTCAAATGGTATAAGGACAAAGCCTTATATCAAGGAAGAAACGGCAGCTCCAAGTTTAATAGAGGAACGTTTCAGACCGTGCTGATTATAAGAAACGCTGTACCCGCAGATGGAGGGTTATATACTTGTAACGTCAGTAACGCTTATGGGTGGATCAGCAACTCATACAGGGTTCATGTACGCAATCACG aaCGAGCACGTTCTAAACCGAAGATCCTTAAGATGGAAAACGCAACCGCGGTGGAAGGCGAAAATGCAACTTTATTCTGCAAAGCATTAAGTGATTCTATGCCCCATTTCCAGTGGCTTCGATGGTTGGCACCTCCTTCGAATGCCTTGGACGAGAGTTCCCAGATAAACAACCCTGTTTACGAAgttataaaacaaaaccaacaaaacggCAACAGGCATTTGGTGTTACCAATTGGAAAACCTGCCAAACTCGAATTCCATGGAGTTAAATTGATTTTGACCAATGTTAGTAAGAAAGATGAAGGAAAGTACTCTTGCATTGTCGGGAATGCTTTCGGTTACGCTGTACAGCAAGCCTATGTCATTGTACGTGAAACACCAG CTGCACCAAGATTCACAGTATCAGAGACAAAAAGGAAACGAAATCTCATCGTTCTACCTGTAGGCAACACAATCAAGATGGATTGCTCTGTCACAGGTTATCCAAAGCCCACCGTCAAATGGTATAAGGACAAAGCCTTATATCAAGGAAGAAACGGCAGCTCCAAGTTTAATAGAGGAACGTTTCAGACCGTGCTGATTATAAGAAACGCTGTACCCGCAGATGGAGGGTTATATACTTGTAACGTCAGTAACGCTTATGGGTGGATCAGCAACTCATACAGGGTTCATGTACGCAATCACG aaCGAGCACGTTCTAAACCGAAGATCCTTAAGATGGAAAACGCAACCGCGGTGGAAGGCGAAAATGCAACTTTATTCTGCAAAGCATTAAGTGATTCTATGCCCCATTTCCAGTGGCTTCGATGGTTGGCACCTCCTTCGAATGCCTTGGACGAGAGTTCCCAGATAAACAACCCTGTTTACGAAgttataaaacaaaaccaacaaaacggCAACAGGCATTTGGTGTTACCAATTGGAAAACCTGCCAAACTCGAATTCCATGGAGTTAAATTGATTTTGACCAATGTTAGTAAGAAAGATGAAGGAAAGTACTCTTGCATTGTCGGGAATGCTTTCGGTTACGCTGTACAGCAAGCCTATGTCATTGTACGTGAAACACCAG CTGCACCAAGATTCACAGTATCAGAGACAAAAAGGAAACGAAATCTCATCGTTCTACCTGTAGGCAACACAATCAAGATGGATTGCTCTGTCACAGGTTATCCAAAGCCCACCGTCAAATGGTATAAGGACAAAGCCTTATATCAAGGAAGAAACGGCAGCTCCAAGTTTAATAGAGGAACGTTTCAGACCGTGCTGATTATAAGAAACGCTGTACCCGCAGATGGAGGGTTATATACTTGTAACGTCAGTAACGCTTATGGGTGGATCAGCAACTCATACAGGGTTCATGTACGCAATCACG aaCGAGCACGTTCTAAACCGAAGATCCTTAAGATGGAAAACGCAACCGCGGTGGAAGGCGAAAATGCAACTTTATTCTGCAAAGCATTAAGTGATTCTATGCCCCATTTCCAGTGGCTTCGATGGTTGGCACCTCCTTCGAATGCCTTGGACGAGAGTTCCCAGATAAACAACCCTGTTTACGAAgttataaaacaaaaccaacaaaacggCAACAGGCATTTGGTGTTACCAATTGGAAAACCTGCCAAACTCGAATTCCATGGAGTTAAATTGATTTTGACCAATGTTAGTAAGAAAGATGAAGGAAAGTACTCTTGCATTGTCGGGAATGCTTTCGGTTACGCTGTACAGCAAGCCTATGTCATTGTACGTGAAATACCAGGTGGGAAAGAAATCGAGGATCGAGGAATCTCAGTAATATAA